Proteins encoded within one genomic window of Panicum virgatum strain AP13 chromosome 1N, P.virgatum_v5, whole genome shotgun sequence:
- the LOC120656617 gene encoding hsp70-Hsp90 organizing protein: MADEAKAKGNAAFSAGRYEEAARHFSDAIALAPGNHVLYSNRSAALASLHRYSDALADAQKTVELKPDWAKGYSRLGAAHLGLGDAASAVAAYEKGLALDPTNEGLKAGLEDAKKAAAAPPRRGPSGPDAIGQMFQGPELWTKIAADPTTRAYLDQPDFMQMLREVQRNPSSLNMYLSDPRMMQVLSLMLNIKIQRPEASEPSQSTPPPPPQQQQQTPPPETKAREVEPEPEPEPMDLTDEEKERKERKAAAQKEKEAGNAAYKKKDFETAIQHYTKALELDDEDISYLTNRAAVYIEMGKYDECIKDCDKAVERGRELRADFKMISRALTRKGTALVKLAKSSKDFDIAIETFQKALTEHRNPDTLKKLNEAEKAKKELEQQEYYDPKLADEEREKGNEFFKQQKYPEAIKHYTEALRRNPKDPRVYSNRAACYTKLGAMPEGLKDAEKCLELDPTFTKGYTRKGAIQFFMKEYDKAMETYQAGLKHDPNNQELLDGVRRCIEQINKANRGEISQDELQERQNKAMQDPEIQNILTDPIMRQVLIDFQENPRAAQEHLKNPGVMQKIQKLISAGIVQMR; encoded by the exons atggccgacgAGGCGAAGGCCAAGGGTAATGCGGCGTTCTCCGCCGGCCGCtacgaggaggcggcgcggcactTCTCGGACGCCATCGCGCTCGCCCCGGGCAACCACGTCCTCTACTCCAAccgctccgccgcgctcgcctcgcTCCACCGCTACTCCGACGCTCTCGCCGACGCGCAGAAGACCGTCGAGCTCAAGCCCGACTGGGCCAAGGGCTACTCGCGGCTCGGCGCCGCGCACCTCGGCCTCGGCGACGCCgccagcgccgtcgccgcctacgAGAAGGGGCTCGCGCTCGACCCCACCAACGAGGGCCTCAAGGCGGGGCTCGAGGACGCCaagaaggccgccgccgccccgccgcgccgcgggccGTCCGGGCCCGACGCCATCGGCCAGATGTTCCAGGGCCCCGAGCTGTGGACCAAGATCGCGGCCGACCCCACCACACGCGCCTACCTTGACCAGCCCGACTTTATGCAGATGCTGCGCGAGGTGCAGAGGAACCCAAGCAGCCTCAACATGTACCTCTCCGATCCCCGCATGATGCAGGTGCTCAGCCTCATGCTTAACATCAAGATCCAGAGACCCGAGGCCTCCGAGCCGTCACAGtctaccccgccgccgccgccgcagcagcagcagcagacgccTCCTCCTGAGACGAAGGCAAGGGAGGttgagccggagccggagccagaGCCTATGGATTTGACTGATGAGGAAAAGGAACGGAAGGAGAGGAAAGcagctgctcagaaggagaaggaagCAGGCAACGCAGCTTACAAGAAGAAGGACTTTGAGACCGCAATTCAGCACTACACTAAAGCCTTGGAGCTTGACGATGAGGATATTTCCTATCTGACTAACCGAGCAGCAGTCTACATTGAGATGGGAAAG TACGATGAATGCATTAAGGACTGTGATAAGGCTGTGGAGAGGGGGAGAGAACTCCGTGCTGATTTCAAGATGATCTCAAGGGCACTGACAAGAAAAGGAACTGCTCTAGTCAAACTTGCTAAGAGCTCTAAGGATTTTGATATCGCCATTGAGACCTTTCAGAAGGCTCTAACTGAGCACCGGAATCCAGACACTCTTAAAAAGTTAAATGAAGCTGAGAAGGCAAAGAAAGAGTTGGAGCAACAAGAGTACTATGATCCAAAGTTAGCTgatgaggagagagagaaag GTAACGAGTTCTTCAAGCAGCAAAAATACCCAGAAGCAATAAAACATTACACGGAGGCTCTTAGGAGAAACCCGAAGGATCCTAGG GTATACAGCAATAGAGCTGCATGCTACACCAAGTTAGGAGCCATGCCTGAAGGTCTTAAAGACGCAGAGAAGTGTCTTGAGCTAGATCCCACCTTCACAAAAGGGTACACACGGAAAGGTGCAATTCAATTCTTCATGAAAGAATATGACAAGGCCATGGAAACCTATCAGGCTGGCCTAAAGCATGATCCTAATAACCAGGAACTGCTTGATGGTGTTAGGAG GTGCATTGAACAGATCAACAAGGCCAACAGAGGAGAAATAAGCCAGGACGAATTGCAAGAAAGACAG AATAAAGCTATGCAAGACCCAGAAATCCAGAACATCCTTACAGATCCTATCATGCGACAG GTGCTAATTGATTTCCAGGAGAACCCCAGGGCCGCTCAGGAGCACCTGAAAAACCCTGGAGTTATGCAGAAGATTCAGAAACTCATAAGCGCTGGAATAGTCCAGATGAGATAA